One segment of Radiobacillus kanasensis DNA contains the following:
- the spoIIR gene encoding stage II sporulation protein R, which produces MRKQLFIFLSLFLLLGAFPGQSLTVEKKVTNQKAQAEDYQVIPDEAIRLRILANSDKEVDQQLKRKVRDKVNAQINEWVKDMSDIKKARQLIQENLPKIEKIVAATLEENNSDQSYRVRYGKDVKFPTKVYGSYVYPAGKYEAILISLGEGKGANWWCVLFPPLCFLDFSNGTSVAEPEGKKESKKEEKKEDKASDEEEVEVKFFLLEWLGF; this is translated from the coding sequence ATGAGAAAGCAATTATTTATTTTCTTATCATTATTTCTTTTATTAGGAGCATTTCCAGGACAAAGTTTAACAGTGGAAAAAAAGGTTACTAATCAAAAAGCGCAGGCGGAGGACTATCAAGTCATTCCAGATGAAGCAATTCGTCTTCGTATTCTAGCAAACAGTGATAAAGAAGTGGATCAACAATTAAAAAGAAAAGTTCGAGACAAAGTGAATGCCCAAATCAACGAGTGGGTAAAAGACATGTCTGATATTAAGAAAGCAAGACAGCTTATCCAAGAGAATCTACCAAAAATAGAAAAGATTGTGGCAGCAACATTAGAGGAAAACAATAGTGATCAATCCTACCGCGTACGTTATGGGAAAGACGTAAAATTCCCTACTAAGGTTTATGGATCTTATGTGTATCCAGCTGGGAAGTATGAAGCGATTCTTATATCACTTGGGGAAGGAAAAGGAGCAAATTGGTGGTGTGTTTTATTCCCACCGTTATGCTTTCTAGATTTCTCAAATGGAACGAGTGTAGCAGAACCAGAGGGTAAAAAAGAATCAAAGAAAGAAGAAAAGAAAGAGGATAAAGCGTCTGATGAAGAAGA